The genomic window TCGCTCTCCACCTCGACGAGGTAGTCGAACGCGCCCTGCACGACTCGCTGCGGCGCGACGCCGAGCGCGTCGTCGAGCCCGTCAGGCATCTCGGTCTCGTCCGTCCGGCTTGCCGGGAAGTCGAGCGTGACCGAGCCGTCCGCGAGGGTGGCCGTCAGGAGGCCGCTGCGGGTGTGGAAGCGCGCCGCGCTATCGGGACCGAGCCGGCCAGCCTCCCAGAGCGTGTGCGCGCTGGCGAGGGTGGCGTGGCCGCAGAGGTCCACCTCGACTGTCGGCGTGAACCAGCGGAGCTGGAAGCCGTCGGCGTGCGGCATCACGAAGGCCGTCTCCGAGAGGTTCATCTCGGCGGCGACGGCTTGCATCCAGGCCTCGGGTGCTGCCGCATCGAGCAGGCAGACAGCGGCCGGGTTGCCCCGGAAGGCCTCGTCGGTGAAGGCGTCGACCTGGAAGAGCGGGAGGGGCATCGGCGGCGTGAGGAGGGAACAGGGCGAGCCGTCAGCTGCCGGTCACGCGGCACCCTCTTCCTGGCGGCACTGGCTGCAGTGGCCGTAGAGGTTCAGCGAGTGGTGGCTGATCTCGAAGCCATAGATGTCGCCGACGGTGTCCTGAATGCTCTGGAGGCGCGGGTCGCAGAACTCGAGGATGGCACCGCAGCCGAGGCAGATCAGGTGGTCGTGCTGCCAGTAGGCGTAGGCCCGCTCGTACTTCGCCTGGTTCTGTCCGAACTGGTGCTTCACCACGAGGGCGCACTCCAGGAGCAGCTCGAGGGTGTTGTAGACC from Bacteroidota bacterium includes these protein-coding regions:
- a CDS encoding PhzF family phenazine biosynthesis protein, whose protein sequence is MPLPLFQVDAFTDEAFRGNPAAVCLLDAAAPEAWMQAVAAEMNLSETAFVMPHADGFQLRWFTPTVEVDLCGHATLASAHTLWEAGRLGPDSAARFHTRSGLLTATLADGSVTLDFPASRTDETEMPDGLDDALGVAPQRVVQGAFDYLVEVESETDVHGLDPDFRALGEIDVERGIVVTARGEGEVDFVSRFFAPAAGVDEDPVTGSVHCLLAPYWAERLGRADLVGYQASQRGGTVRVGVRGDRVLLGGQAVTVFQGTLLTEPA
- a CDS encoding transcriptional repressor, yielding MSVLPQTQLDEVTRTFSAFLRERGQRQTPERFAILDEVYATPDHFDADELFVRLKQKGGRVSRATVYNTLELLLECALVVKHQFGQNQAKYERAYAYWQHDHLICLGCGAILEFCDPRLQSIQDTVGDIYGFEISHHSLNLYGHCSQCRQEEGAA